One Mailhella massiliensis DNA segment encodes these proteins:
- the atpH gene encoding ATP synthase F1 subunit delta — protein sequence MIGNVVSRRYAAALFSLGKEAGMAELERYGASLSALGEAVEKTPRLAEAFRNPVLSTEEKKKVALSLLDVAGGGAVEQRFCALLADKGRLPLLPAIAADFSAMLDEARGISRGVVTTAVELDEERRNSIRTKLESQTERKLELDYVVDPSIIGGVVFRVGDKVYDASLRAQLDNLRESIKRGE from the coding sequence GTGATCGGCAATGTCGTGTCCCGTCGTTATGCCGCGGCGCTCTTTTCCCTGGGGAAAGAGGCGGGCATGGCGGAATTGGAACGCTATGGAGCGTCTCTGAGTGCATTGGGCGAGGCGGTGGAAAAGACTCCCCGGCTGGCGGAAGCCTTCCGCAACCCCGTCCTCTCCACGGAAGAGAAGAAGAAAGTGGCGCTGTCCCTGCTGGATGTGGCGGGCGGCGGCGCTGTGGAACAGCGTTTTTGCGCGCTTCTGGCCGATAAGGGCCGGTTGCCGCTGCTCCCCGCCATTGCGGCGGATTTTTCGGCCATGCTGGATGAGGCCCGCGGCATTTCACGCGGCGTCGTCACCACGGCCGTGGAGCTGGATGAAGAGCGCAGAAACAGCATCAGAACGAAGTTGGAATCGCAGACAGAGCGCAAGCTTGAGCTTGACTACGTCGTGGATCCGTCCATCATCGGGGGCGTCGTCTTCCGCGTGGGGGACAAGGTGTACGACGCAAGCCTGCGCGCGCAGCTCGACAACCTCAGGGAATCCATCAAGAGGGGTGAGTAG